Proteins from a genomic interval of Pseudoalteromonas sp. MEBiC 03607:
- the atpD gene encoding F0F1 ATP synthase subunit beta encodes MSLGKVVQIIGAVVDIEFPQDNVPAVYDALKVTDGDLAGLTLEVQQQLGGGVVRGIALGTTDGLRRGTSVEGTGQPIHVPVGTKTLGRIMDVLGNPIDEAGPIGEEERMSIHRAAPSYEEQSSSVELLETGIKVIDLVCPFAKGGKVGLFGGAGVGKTVNMMELIRNIAIEHSGYSVFAGVGERTREGNDFYHEMNDSNVLDKVSLVYGQMNEPPGNRLRVALTGLTMAEKFRDEGRDVLFFVDNIYRYTLAGTEVSALLGRMPSAVGYQPTLAEEMGVLQERIASTKTGSITSIQAVYVPADDLTDPSPATTFAHLDATVVLSRDIASLGIYPAVDPLDSSSRQLDPLVIGQEHYDTARGVQTVLQRYKELKDIIAILGMDELSDEDKQVVSRARKIQRFLSQPFFVAEVFTGAPGKYVSLKDTIAGFKGILNGEFDDMPEQAFYMVGSIEEAQEKAKSM; translated from the coding sequence ATGAGTTTAGGTAAGGTCGTCCAAATTATCGGCGCCGTTGTGGATATCGAATTTCCACAAGACAACGTGCCAGCCGTATATGACGCACTAAAAGTAACAGATGGCGACTTAGCGGGTTTAACTTTAGAAGTTCAACAACAGCTAGGTGGCGGTGTGGTACGTGGTATCGCACTTGGTACTACTGACGGTTTACGTCGTGGTACTTCAGTAGAAGGTACAGGTCAGCCAATCCACGTTCCAGTAGGTACGAAGACACTAGGTCGTATCATGGACGTTTTAGGTAACCCTATTGATGAAGCTGGTCCAATTGGTGAAGAAGAGCGTATGTCTATTCACCGTGCAGCACCTTCTTACGAAGAACAATCAAGTTCAGTAGAACTTTTAGAGACTGGTATCAAGGTAATCGACCTTGTATGTCCATTCGCTAAAGGTGGTAAAGTTGGTCTATTCGGTGGTGCCGGTGTTGGTAAAACCGTAAACATGATGGAACTTATCCGTAACATCGCAATCGAGCACAGCGGTTACTCAGTATTCGCAGGTGTTGGTGAGCGTACTCGTGAGGGTAATGACTTCTACCATGAGATGAACGACTCAAACGTACTAGACAAAGTATCTCTAGTATACGGTCAAATGAATGAGCCACCGGGTAACCGTTTACGCGTAGCGTTAACAGGTCTTACTATGGCTGAGAAGTTCCGTGACGAAGGTCGTGACGTACTTTTCTTCGTTGATAACATCTACCGTTATACTCTAGCGGGTACAGAGGTATCAGCACTTCTAGGTCGTATGCCTTCAGCAGTAGGTTACCAACCAACTCTTGCTGAAGAAATGGGTGTACTTCAAGAGCGTATCGCATCTACTAAGACGGGTTCAATCACTTCAATCCAAGCGGTATACGTACCTGCGGATGACTTAACTGACCCATCTCCAGCAACAACGTTTGCTCACTTAGATGCAACAGTAGTACTTTCTCGTGATATCGCTTCACTTGGTATCTACCCTGCGGTAGACCCACTTGATTCATCTTCACGTCAACTTGACCCACTAGTAATCGGTCAAGAGCACTATGATACAGCGCGTGGCGTTCAAACAGTTCTTCAACGTTATAAAGAACTTAAAGACATCATCGCAATCCTAGGTATGGACGAGCTTTCTGACGAAGATAAGCAAGTTGTATCTCGTGCACGTAAAATCCAGCGTTTCCTATCTCAGCCGTTCTTCGTTGCTGAGGTATTCACAGGCGCGCCTGGTAAATACGTGTCACTTAAAGACACAATTGCTGGCTTCAAAGGTATCTTAAACGGTGAGTTTGATGATATGCCAGAGCAAGCGTTCTACATGGTTGGCTCTATTGAAGAAGCTCAAGAAAAAGCCAAAAGCATGTAA
- the atpA gene encoding F0F1 ATP synthase subunit alpha, which translates to MQLNSTEISDLIKQRIEQFEVVSEARNEGTIVSVTDGIIRIHGLADCMQGEMIELPGNRYAIALNLERDSVGAVVMGPYADLKEGVKVKSTGRILEVPVGRGLLGRVVNTLGAPIDGKGALDNDGFEPVEKIAPGVIERQSVDEPVQTGYKSIDAMIPVGRGQRELVIGDRQTGKTALAIDAIINQKGTGVKCVYVAVGQKASTIANVVRKLEEHGALENTIVVVASASESAALQYLAPFSGCTMGEYFRDRGEDALIVYDDLSKQAVAYRQISLLLKRPPGREAYPGDVFYLHSRLLERASRVNADYVEKFTNGEVKGKTGSLTALPIIETQGGDVSAFVPTNVISITDGQIFLETDLFNSGIRPAVNAGISVSRVGGAAQTKIVKKLGGGIRLALAQYRELAAFSQFASDLDDATRAQLEHGERVTELMKQKQYAPMSVAEMSLSLFAAEKGYLKDIEIAKIMDFEAGLISYANSTYAELMAQINETGNYNAEIEAQLKELLEKFKSTQTW; encoded by the coding sequence ATGCAACTTAATTCCACTGAAATTTCAGATCTGATCAAACAACGTATTGAGCAGTTCGAAGTTGTAAGTGAAGCTCGTAACGAAGGTACTATCGTATCTGTTACTGACGGTATCATCCGCATCCACGGTCTTGCTGACTGTATGCAAGGTGAAATGATCGAGCTTCCTGGCAACCGTTATGCTATCGCACTAAACCTTGAGCGTGACTCAGTAGGTGCAGTAGTAATGGGTCCTTACGCTGACCTTAAAGAAGGCGTAAAAGTTAAATCAACTGGTCGTATCCTAGAGGTTCCTGTTGGTCGTGGTCTACTTGGTCGTGTTGTTAACACACTAGGTGCACCTATCGATGGTAAAGGCGCTTTAGATAACGACGGTTTTGAACCTGTTGAGAAAATCGCACCAGGCGTTATCGAACGTCAATCAGTAGATGAGCCAGTACAAACTGGTTATAAATCTATCGATGCGATGATCCCAGTAGGTCGTGGTCAACGTGAGCTTGTGATCGGTGACCGCCAAACTGGTAAAACTGCATTAGCAATCGATGCTATCATCAACCAAAAAGGTACAGGCGTTAAGTGTGTGTACGTTGCAGTTGGTCAAAAAGCATCTACTATCGCTAACGTAGTACGTAAATTAGAAGAGCACGGTGCATTAGAAAACACTATCGTTGTTGTTGCATCTGCTTCTGAATCTGCGGCACTTCAGTACTTAGCACCATTCTCTGGTTGTACTATGGGTGAATACTTCCGTGACCGTGGTGAAGACGCGCTAATCGTATATGATGATTTATCTAAGCAAGCTGTTGCTTACCGTCAAATCTCATTACTACTTAAGCGTCCACCAGGTCGTGAAGCATACCCAGGTGACGTATTCTACCTTCACTCACGTCTTCTAGAGCGTGCATCACGTGTAAACGCTGATTACGTTGAGAAGTTCACTAACGGTGAAGTGAAAGGTAAAACAGGTTCATTGACGGCATTGCCAATCATTGAAACTCAAGGCGGCGACGTTTCTGCGTTCGTACCGACAAACGTTATCTCTATCACCGATGGTCAGATCTTCTTAGAAACTGACTTATTCAACTCAGGTATCCGTCCAGCTGTTAACGCTGGTATCTCGGTATCTCGTGTTGGTGGTGCAGCGCAAACTAAAATCGTTAAGAAACTAGGTGGTGGTATCCGTCTAGCGTTAGCTCAGTACCGTGAATTAGCTGCGTTCTCGCAGTTCGCGTCTGACCTTGACGATGCAACACGTGCTCAATTAGAGCATGGTGAGCGCGTAACAGAGTTAATGAAGCAGAAACAGTACGCACCAATGTCTGTTGCTGAAATGTCTCTGTCGCTATTTGCTGCTGAAAAAGGCTACCTAAAAGACATCGAAATCGCGAAAATCATGGATTTCGAAGCTGGCCTAATTTCTTATGCAAACAGCACATACGCAGAGCTAATGGCTCAAATCAATGAAACTGGTAACTACAACGCTGAGATTGAAGCTCAACTTAAAGAACTTCTAGAGAAGTTCAAGTCGACGCAAACTTGGTAA
- a CDS encoding ATP synthase subunit I — translation MTNKLAKPYRLAAFKLICLQGIVALIAAVVVFIGWGVNAGQSAVAGGAVAILPNFVFAVYAFRYVGASRVNQVYASLKRGNGLKFMLTIVLFALILKSYTVILLPFFCVYVLVLFCGLFAPVFFNH, via the coding sequence GTGACTAATAAGTTAGCAAAGCCTTATAGGCTTGCCGCATTTAAATTAATTTGTCTTCAGGGTATCGTAGCGCTCATCGCTGCAGTAGTTGTTTTTATAGGTTGGGGAGTCAATGCCGGCCAGTCAGCAGTTGCTGGCGGGGCTGTAGCAATACTCCCTAATTTTGTATTTGCCGTCTATGCATTCAGATATGTGGGTGCAAGTCGAGTAAATCAAGTGTATGCCTCGCTAAAGCGCGGCAACGGATTAAAATTTATGCTGACAATCGTGTTGTTCGCACTGATACTGAAGTCTTACACGGTCATTTTGTTACCGTTTTTCTGTGTTTATGTATTGGTGTTATTTTGCGGATTGTTTGCGCCCGTTTTTTTTAATCATTAA
- a CDS encoding F0F1 ATP synthase subunit epsilon: MAAMTVHLDVVSAEESLFSGLVESIQVSGSEGDLGVNYGHAPLLTALKPGMVRLVKQFGHEDVMYIAGGTLEVQPDRITILADTAVRGEDLDEQAAEKAKRDAEEQMANTSAAELDYQQAAVQLAEAIAQLRVIQQLRKK; the protein is encoded by the coding sequence ATGGCGGCTATGACTGTACATCTTGACGTAGTAAGCGCAGAAGAGAGCTTGTTCTCTGGTCTGGTTGAATCGATTCAAGTGAGTGGTAGTGAAGGTGACCTTGGTGTTAACTATGGCCACGCTCCATTATTAACTGCCCTAAAACCTGGTATGGTACGTTTAGTTAAGCAATTTGGTCACGAAGACGTGATGTATATTGCTGGCGGCACGCTAGAAGTTCAACCGGATCGCATCACAATTCTTGCAGATACTGCAGTACGTGGTGAAGATCTAGATGAACAAGCGGCTGAAAAAGCGAAACGTGATGCTGAAGAGCAAATGGCGAACACGTCAGCTGCTGAGTTAGATTACCAACAAGCTGCAGTACAGCTTGCTGAAGCAATCGCTCAACTTCGCGTAATTCAACAATTACGCAAAAAGTAA
- the atpH gene encoding F0F1 ATP synthase subunit delta, with protein MSELATIARPYAKAAFELAVEKGTVESWNDMLFFAGQVASNEQAAAALAGLPTATEKADLFIKICAEQLNEQGQNLIKVMAENGRLVALPAVAELFAELKADYDKEIDVDVVSATPLAAEQQVSLVAALEKRFARKVKLNCSEDTTVVGGLIIKAGDTVIDGSVRGKLARLATSLQS; from the coding sequence ATGTCTGAATTGGCTACTATCGCTCGCCCATACGCTAAAGCGGCTTTTGAACTTGCCGTTGAAAAAGGCACTGTTGAAAGTTGGAACGACATGCTGTTCTTTGCTGGCCAAGTTGCCAGCAATGAGCAAGCCGCTGCCGCGCTAGCTGGATTGCCTACTGCTACTGAAAAAGCAGATCTGTTTATCAAGATCTGTGCAGAGCAGCTCAACGAACAAGGTCAGAACCTAATCAAGGTGATGGCTGAAAATGGACGTTTAGTTGCACTGCCAGCTGTTGCAGAGTTATTCGCTGAATTAAAAGCGGACTACGACAAAGAAATCGACGTTGATGTGGTTTCTGCAACACCGCTTGCTGCTGAGCAGCAAGTATCATTGGTAGCGGCACTTGAAAAACGTTTCGCACGCAAAGTTAAGCTGAATTGTAGTGAAGATACTACAGTGGTTGGCGGCCTTATTATCAAGGCGGGTGACACTGTAATCGACGGCTCAGTACGTGGCAAATTAGCCCGCTTAGCTACATCACTACAATCGTAA
- the atpF gene encoding F0F1 ATP synthase subunit B, with protein MNLTATLIGELIAFTVFVLFCMKYVWPPLNGAIEARQKKIEDGLAASDRAEKDLELAQKKAAEQLKEAKAQAADIIEQAKKRATLIVDEETVRGQQEREKIIAQGHSEIEAERNRVTEELRKQVATLAVVGAEKILEREINQAAHSDIVEKLVAEL; from the coding sequence GTGAACTTAACAGCCACTCTTATCGGTGAATTAATTGCATTTACGGTTTTCGTACTTTTCTGTATGAAATACGTATGGCCACCACTAAATGGTGCAATTGAAGCTCGCCAGAAGAAAATCGAAGATGGTTTAGCTGCCTCTGATAGAGCCGAAAAAGACTTAGAACTTGCGCAAAAGAAAGCTGCTGAGCAGCTTAAAGAGGCAAAAGCTCAAGCGGCTGATATCATTGAACAAGCTAAAAAGCGTGCCACGCTTATCGTTGACGAAGAAACTGTTCGTGGTCAACAAGAGCGTGAAAAAATTATTGCTCAAGGGCACTCTGAAATCGAAGCAGAGCGTAACCGTGTAACAGAAGAACTACGTAAACAAGTAGCGACGCTGGCCGTGGTTGGTGCTGAGAAGATTTTAGAGCGCGAAATCAATCAAGCCGCACACAGTGACATCGTTGAAAAACTTGTCGCTGAGCTGTAA
- the atpE gene encoding F0F1 ATP synthase subunit C, which produces MELVLGLKYIAVALLIGFGAIGTAIGFGNMGGKFLEACARQPELAPSLQVKMFILAGLIDAVAMIGVGIAMVLLFVL; this is translated from the coding sequence ATGGAACTAGTATTAGGTCTTAAGTATATCGCTGTTGCTCTACTTATCGGCTTCGGTGCAATCGGTACTGCTATCGGCTTCGGTAACATGGGTGGTAAATTCCTAGAAGCTTGTGCTCGTCAACCTGAACTTGCACCTTCATTACAAGTTAAGATGTTCATCCTTGCTGGTCTAATCGATGCTGTAGCTATGATCGGTGTTGGTATCGCAATGGTATTGTTGTTCGTACTTTAA
- the atpB gene encoding F0F1 ATP synthase subunit A, with translation MAAEEVTLSSHIQHHLTNAKMCSTDAGLAFNKACADSGFWTWNIDTLAWSIGLGLVFLWIFRSAAKKANTGVPGKFQCFIEMIVEFVGDNVRDTYHGKSALIAPLALTIFVWVFLMNLMDLIPVDFLPAFAGFVGEQAFGMDSHDVYMKIVPTTDINMTAALAIGVFILMIGYAIKIKGIGGFLAELTLHPFSSNNKLAMVFLIPCNLLLETIALVAKPFSLALRLFGNLYAGELIFILIGAVGLMQLPLHFIWAVFHILVIVLQAFVFMMLTIVYLSMASSDNH, from the coding sequence ATGGCTGCAGAAGAAGTAACTCTATCAAGCCATATTCAGCACCACTTAACTAACGCTAAGATGTGCTCGACCGATGCTGGTCTTGCCTTCAACAAAGCGTGTGCAGACAGTGGTTTCTGGACATGGAATATAGATACCCTCGCATGGTCAATCGGTTTAGGTCTTGTATTTTTATGGATCTTCCGTAGTGCCGCTAAAAAAGCAAATACCGGTGTACCTGGTAAATTTCAGTGTTTCATTGAAATGATCGTTGAGTTCGTTGGCGACAACGTACGCGATACTTACCACGGTAAAAGTGCCCTAATCGCTCCATTAGCTCTAACGATTTTCGTTTGGGTGTTCTTAATGAACTTAATGGACTTAATTCCGGTTGATTTCCTACCTGCATTCGCTGGCTTCGTTGGTGAACAAGCATTTGGTATGGATTCTCACGACGTTTACATGAAGATTGTACCAACAACAGACATCAACATGACTGCTGCACTTGCTATTGGTGTATTCATTCTGATGATCGGTTACGCAATCAAAATTAAAGGGATTGGCGGTTTCTTAGCAGAACTTACGCTTCACCCATTTAGCTCAAATAACAAGCTAGCGATGGTGTTTTTAATCCCGTGTAACTTATTACTAGAAACAATCGCTTTAGTAGCTAAGCCGTTCTCGTTAGCGCTGCGTTTATTCGGTAACTTATATGCTGGTGAGTTGATTTTCATCTTGATCGGCGCAGTTGGTTTAATGCAACTACCGTTGCACTTTATTTGGGCTGTATTCCACATCTTAGTAATCGTACTGCAAGCATTCGTATTCATGATGCTAACAATCGTTTACCTAAGCATGGCAAGCTCAGATAATCACTAA
- a CDS encoding ParB/RepB/Spo0J family partition protein, protein MSAKKRGLGRGLDALLSSSKPAQSANNQQQATTTPEQVSEVVAEQKNGELQKLAIEFLQSGKYQPRKDMSEEALEELASSIRAQGIIQPIVVRQIGADKYEIIAGERRWRAAQLAKLDTVPCIIKDVPDEAAVAIALIENIQREDLNAMEEAIALNRLLNEFELTHQQVAEAVGKSRTTVTNLLRLNNLNEDVKILLEHGDIEMGHARCLLGLEGEAQSDAARLAVAKALTVRETEKLVRSILEPAPKKEVQEKDPDVKQLEQKLAENLGAKVEINYNKKGKGKLVISYTTLDELDGILSRIN, encoded by the coding sequence ATGTCTGCTAAAAAACGCGGTTTAGGCCGAGGACTCGACGCTTTATTAAGTTCATCAAAACCAGCCCAAAGTGCAAATAATCAGCAACAAGCGACAACCACACCAGAGCAAGTCTCTGAGGTAGTTGCTGAGCAAAAAAATGGTGAACTGCAAAAGCTAGCGATAGAGTTTTTACAATCGGGTAAATATCAACCACGTAAAGACATGTCTGAAGAAGCACTTGAAGAGTTAGCCAGCTCAATTCGTGCCCAAGGTATTATTCAGCCAATCGTTGTGCGCCAAATTGGTGCAGATAAATACGAAATTATTGCAGGTGAGCGTCGTTGGCGTGCTGCACAATTAGCAAAATTAGACACCGTACCGTGTATCATCAAGGATGTACCCGATGAAGCTGCGGTAGCTATTGCACTTATTGAAAATATTCAACGTGAAGACTTAAATGCGATGGAAGAAGCGATTGCATTAAATCGTTTGCTAAATGAGTTTGAACTTACCCATCAACAGGTCGCCGAAGCGGTTGGCAAGTCTCGTACAACAGTAACAAATTTGCTTCGCTTAAATAATTTAAATGAAGATGTAAAAATATTGTTAGAACATGGTGATATTGAAATGGGCCATGCACGCTGTTTATTAGGCCTTGAAGGTGAAGCGCAATCAGATGCAGCACGACTAGCAGTAGCTAAAGCGTTAACTGTTCGCGAAACCGAAAAGCTAGTGCGTTCTATTTTAGAACCAGCGCCAAAAAAAGAAGTGCAAGAAAAAGATCCTGATGTCAAACAGTTAGAACAAAAACTTGCTGAAAATTTAGGCGCAAAAGTAGAAATAAACTACAATAAAAAAGGCAAGGGAAAGCTGGTTATTTCGTATACAACACTTGATGAGCTAGATGGCATTTTAAGCCGTATAAATTAA
- the atpG gene encoding F0F1 ATP synthase subunit gamma has product MASGKEIKSKIGSIKNTQKITSAMEMVAASKMKKAQERVASSRPYAENLRQVIGRVAQANLDFTHPFLEEREVKRVGYIVISTDRGLCGGLNSNEFKKVALDVKAWKEKGVEAEFTTLGSKAAGFFQRFGGKLVAKKANLGDTPSLQDVIGPVKTMLDAYSEGKIDRLYVVFNKFVNTMKQEPTIDQLLPLPKAEEEVSQHSWDYLYEPNPDAILEALLVRFIESQVYQGVVENAASEQAARMVAMKAATDNAGDLMDELQLVYNKARQAAITQEISEIVGGSAAV; this is encoded by the coding sequence ATGGCCAGCGGAAAAGAGATTAAAAGCAAGATCGGGAGTATCAAGAATACTCAAAAGATCACCAGCGCAATGGAAATGGTTGCTGCGTCTAAAATGAAAAAAGCGCAGGAACGTGTGGCGTCAAGCCGTCCATACGCTGAAAACTTACGCCAAGTGATTGGTCGTGTTGCTCAAGCAAATCTTGATTTTACTCACCCTTTCTTAGAAGAGCGTGAAGTAAAACGAGTTGGTTATATTGTTATCTCTACTGACCGTGGTCTATGTGGTGGCTTGAACTCAAACGAGTTCAAAAAAGTTGCCCTAGATGTTAAAGCGTGGAAAGAAAAAGGCGTTGAAGCTGAATTTACTACTTTAGGTAGCAAAGCAGCTGGCTTTTTCCAACGTTTTGGCGGTAAGTTAGTCGCTAAAAAAGCGAACTTAGGAGATACACCTTCACTACAAGACGTTATTGGTCCTGTAAAGACAATGCTAGATGCATACTCTGAAGGTAAAATTGACCGCTTATACGTAGTATTTAACAAGTTCGTTAATACTATGAAGCAAGAGCCAACAATCGATCAGTTACTCCCTTTGCCAAAAGCTGAAGAAGAAGTATCTCAACATTCTTGGGATTACTTATATGAGCCAAACCCAGATGCGATTTTAGAAGCTCTGTTAGTACGCTTTATTGAGTCTCAAGTATACCAAGGTGTAGTTGAGAACGCTGCCTCTGAACAGGCTGCCCGTATGGTTGCAATGAAAGCTGCAACTGATAACGCAGGCGACCTTATGGATGAGTTACAGCTTGTTTATAACAAGGCTCGTCAAGCTGCAATCACACAAGAAATTAGTGAGATTGTTGGCGGTTCGGCAGCAGTTTAA
- a CDS encoding ParA family protein — protein MAKVIALANQKGGVGKTTTAVNLAASMAATKRKVLLIDLDPQGNATMGSGVDKYGDVATIYDLLIEETPIEEVINKETSGEYHLIAANGDVTAAEVKLMELFAREVRLRNALEKIQDQYDFIFIDCPPSLNMLTVNAMAAADSILVPMQCEYYALEGLTALMDTITQLSKLVNPALTIEGILRTMYDPRNRLANDVSEQLKQHFGDKVYRTVIPRNVRLAEAPSFGAPAMYYDRASSGAKAYLALAGEMLRRKEKTSSAVA, from the coding sequence GTGGCAAAAGTCATCGCATTAGCAAACCAAAAAGGTGGTGTTGGTAAAACAACCACCGCTGTGAATCTCGCGGCATCGATGGCCGCGACGAAGCGTAAAGTGTTATTAATCGATCTTGATCCGCAAGGTAACGCAACCATGGGGAGCGGTGTCGATAAATATGGTGATGTTGCGACTATTTACGATTTATTGATTGAAGAGACACCAATCGAAGAAGTCATCAATAAGGAAACCTCTGGTGAGTACCACTTAATTGCTGCTAATGGTGATGTGACTGCCGCTGAAGTTAAATTAATGGAATTGTTTGCTCGCGAAGTACGTTTACGTAATGCGTTAGAAAAAATTCAAGATCAATACGACTTCATTTTTATTGACTGCCCGCCTTCACTAAATATGCTGACTGTTAATGCAATGGCTGCCGCAGATTCAATTTTAGTTCCAATGCAATGTGAGTACTATGCCCTTGAAGGTTTAACGGCGTTAATGGATACCATTACGCAACTTTCTAAGTTAGTAAATCCAGCGTTAACAATTGAAGGGATTTTGCGCACCATGTATGATCCGCGCAATCGCCTTGCAAATGACGTATCTGAACAACTAAAACAACATTTTGGCGATAAAGTATATCGTACCGTTATCCCACGTAATGTCCGTTTAGCAGAAGCGCCGAGCTTTGGTGCCCCTGCCATGTATTATGACCGTGCATCAAGTGGCGCTAAAGCATACTTAGCCCTAGCCGGCGAAATGTTACGTAGAAAAGAGAAAACATCTTCAGCAGTAGCCTAA
- the glmU gene encoding bifunctional UDP-N-acetylglucosamine diphosphorylase/glucosamine-1-phosphate N-acetyltransferase GlmU, with product MSLTTVILAAGKGTRMRSALPKVLHKVAGKPMVQHVIDNATALGARETNLVYGHGREQLQAALSHNQVNWVLQEEQLGTGHAVAVAKEHIANDDTVLILYGDVPLTKRATLEKLLAVTPKKGLAVLTVTLDDPSGYGRMLRENGKLVGIIEQKDASPEQLEIKEINTGIMAANGELLKRWLGNLSNNNAQGEYYLTDIVAMAHSEGVEITSAQPEHPMEVEGANNRVQLSALERAYQAWQAEELMLNGATLADPARIDVRGEVTTGEDVLIDVNVIFEGKVTIGNNVQIGPNCVLKDCTIGDNVVIKANSLVEEASVAAKCTLGPYARLRPGAIMEEDSHIGNFVEMKKTRLGKGSKANHLTYLGDTEVGEKVNIGAGTITCNYDGVNKSKTIIGDNAFIGSNSSLVAPVNIGSMATIGAGSVITNTVEDEQLAVARGKQRNLTGWKRPTKK from the coding sequence ATGTCTCTGACTACTGTAATTCTAGCAGCGGGTAAAGGTACCCGAATGCGCTCTGCTCTACCAAAGGTACTTCACAAAGTTGCGGGTAAACCTATGGTGCAGCACGTTATTGATAATGCCACTGCACTTGGTGCTCGCGAAACAAACCTTGTTTATGGTCATGGTCGTGAACAGCTACAAGCTGCCCTGTCGCACAATCAAGTAAATTGGGTATTACAAGAAGAGCAACTTGGTACCGGCCATGCAGTCGCTGTTGCCAAAGAACATATTGCCAATGACGATACCGTATTGATTCTCTACGGTGATGTGCCACTAACAAAACGCGCCACTTTAGAAAAGCTACTTGCTGTGACACCTAAAAAAGGCCTAGCTGTATTAACCGTGACTTTAGATGACCCATCAGGTTATGGTCGTATGCTTCGTGAAAATGGCAAGCTGGTAGGTATCATTGAGCAAAAAGATGCCTCACCTGAGCAACTTGAAATTAAAGAAATCAACACCGGCATTATGGCTGCTAATGGTGAGTTACTAAAACGTTGGTTAGGTAACTTATCTAACAACAATGCCCAAGGTGAGTACTACCTGACAGATATCGTTGCGATGGCACACAGTGAAGGTGTTGAAATCACCTCGGCACAGCCTGAGCATCCGATGGAAGTTGAAGGCGCTAATAATCGCGTACAACTTTCAGCTCTTGAACGTGCATATCAAGCATGGCAAGCAGAAGAGTTAATGCTAAACGGCGCAACACTTGCTGATCCGGCTCGTATCGATGTACGTGGTGAAGTAACGACTGGTGAAGATGTACTAATCGACGTTAATGTTATCTTCGAAGGCAAAGTAACAATCGGCAATAATGTTCAGATTGGTCCTAACTGCGTACTTAAAGACTGTACTATTGGCGATAACGTTGTTATCAAAGCTAACTCACTTGTTGAAGAAGCCAGTGTTGCGGCTAAATGTACTTTAGGGCCTTACGCTCGTCTTCGCCCTGGTGCGATTATGGAAGAAGACTCGCATATCGGTAACTTCGTTGAGATGAAAAAAACTCGCTTAGGTAAAGGTTCAAAAGCAAATCATCTAACCTACTTAGGCGACACTGAAGTTGGTGAAAAAGTAAATATTGGCGCAGGGACTATTACCTGTAACTATGATGGCGTAAATAAATCAAAAACCATTATCGGTGATAACGCCTTTATCGGTTCAAACTCATCACTAGTCGCACCTGTAAATATTGGCTCAATGGCAACGATTGGCGCTGGTTCTGTTATCACTAATACAGTTGAAGACGAACAGCTTGCAGTCGCTCGTGGTAAACAACGTAATTTAACTGGTTGGAAACGTCCAACTAAAAAATAG
- the rsmG gene encoding 16S rRNA (guanine(527)-N(7))-methyltransferase RsmG, which translates to MLQQQLTSLLAQTEIALTEKQQQQLVQYVELLDKWNKAYNLTSVRLPEEMMVKHIMDSLVVAPHLKGKHYIDVGTGPGLPGIVLAIALPDTQFILLDSLGKRVRFLMQVKHALGLENVTPVQSRVEEYQPSVKLDGVLSRAFASLQDMVDWCAHLIDHSGKFIALKGVFPSEELDSLPKGIKFDEKISLEVPELDAQRHLIILSKD; encoded by the coding sequence GTGTTACAACAACAATTAACTTCACTGTTAGCGCAAACTGAAATTGCGCTAACAGAAAAACAGCAACAACAACTTGTGCAATATGTTGAATTATTAGACAAGTGGAACAAAGCGTATAATTTAACCTCTGTTCGTTTACCTGAAGAGATGATGGTTAAGCATATTATGGATAGCTTAGTTGTTGCACCACACCTTAAAGGCAAACATTACATCGATGTTGGTACGGGTCCTGGTTTACCGGGTATCGTATTAGCCATCGCCCTACCTGATACGCAATTTATTTTGTTAGATAGTTTAGGTAAGCGCGTACGCTTTTTGATGCAGGTAAAACATGCACTTGGCCTTGAAAATGTAACCCCAGTGCAGTCTAGAGTTGAAGAATATCAACCAAGTGTTAAATTAGATGGTGTATTAAGTCGTGCATTCGCCTCTTTACAAGATATGGTTGACTGGTGTGCGCACTTGATTGATCATTCAGGCAAATTTATCGCTTTAAAAGGCGTATTTCCGAGCGAAGAACTAGACTCATTACCTAAAGGTATTAAGTTTGACGAAAAAATCAGCTTGGAAGTACCTGAGTTAGATGCGCAAAGACATCTAATCATTCTATCTAAAGACTAG